A region from the Brassica napus cultivar Da-Ae chromosome C8, Da-Ae, whole genome shotgun sequence genome encodes:
- the LOC106449682 gene encoding phytosulfokines 3: MAKFTTIFIMALLLCSTLTYAARLTPTTTTSSSREDSVKETEGDKAEEESCEGIGEEECLIRRTLVAHTDYIYTQNHKH; the protein is encoded by the exons ATGGCCAAGTTCACAACCATTTTCATCATGGCCCTCCTTCTCTGCTCAACGCTAACATACGCAGCCCGGCTGACTCCAACGACAACAACCTCCTCTTCCAGAGAAGACTCCGTCAAG GAAACTGAAGGAGATAAAGCTGAAGAAGAAAGCTGCGAAGGAATTGGAGAAGAAGAGTGTTTGATTAGACGAACTCTTGTTGCTCACACCGATTACATTTACACTCAGAATCACAAGCACTAG